In a genomic window of Scyliorhinus torazame isolate Kashiwa2021f chromosome 5, sScyTor2.1, whole genome shotgun sequence:
- the LOC140421561 gene encoding uncharacterized protein, with protein MEGKSIVHSGEKPYTCCVYGRGVTRLSGLTSHKCSHTEEKPWKCADCGKGFTSPSQLETHRRSHTGERPFTCSECGKGFTQSSDLSTHQRVHTGERPFRCSYCGTGFRKSSHLTAHQRIHTGERPFTCSECGKGFTQSSLLLRHQLVHTGERPFQCPDCRKCFRSSGDLIRHQRVHTDERPFRCSHCGTGFRRSSNLTVHQRIHTGERPFACSECGKRFTESSNLSTQQRVHTGERPFTCSKRGKGFTKTPHLLSHQRIHTGERPFTCSECGKGFTESSALRKHQRIHTGERPFTCSKCGKGFATSSHLLRHQRDHTYLQ; from the coding sequence atggaaggaaaaagcattgttcacagtggggagaaaccgtacacgtgttgtgtgtatgGACGAGGAGTCACTCGattatcaggcctcacaagccacaaatgcagtcacactgaggagaaaccgtggaaatgtgcggactgtgggaaaggattcacttccccatcccagctggaaactcatcgacgcagtcacactggggagagaccattcacctgctccgagtgtgggaagggattcactcagtcatctgacctgtccacacaccagcgagttcacactggggagagaccgtttaggtgctcttactgtgggactgggttcagaaaatcatctcacctcactgcacatcagcgaattcacactggggagaggccattcacctgctcagagtgtgggaaaggattcactcagtcatccctactgctgagacaccagctagttcacactggggagagaccgtttcaatgtccagactgcaggaagtgctttagaagttctggggatctgatacgccatcaacgtgttcacactgatgagagaccgttcaggtgctctcactgcgggacagggttcaggcgatcatcgaacctcactgtacatcagcgaatccacactggggagagaccattcgcctgttccgagtgtgggaagagattcactgagtCATCTAATCTGTCCACacagcagcgagttcacactggggagagaccattcacctgctccaagcgtgggaagggattcactaagacACCCCACCTtctgagtcaccagcgaattcacactggggagaggccattcacctgctcagagtgtgggaagggatttactgagtCATCCGCACTgcggaagcaccagcgaattcacactggggagagaccattcacctgctccaagtgtgggaagggattcgccacttcatcccacctgctgagacaccagcgagaccACACGTAcctacagtga